One part of the Raphanus sativus cultivar WK10039 chromosome 7, ASM80110v3, whole genome shotgun sequence genome encodes these proteins:
- the LOC108818072 gene encoding serine/arginine-rich splicing factor RS2Z32 isoform X3, with amino-acid sequence MPRFDDRYGNTRLYVGRLSSRTRTRDLERLFSRYGRVRDVDMKRDYAFVEFSDPRDADDARHYLDGRDFDGSRITVEASRGAPRGSRDSRDNGSRGPPPGSGRCFNCGVDGHWARDCTAGDWKNKCYRCGERGHIERNCKNSPSSPKKARGGGSYSRSPVKSRSPRRRRSPSRSRSYSRGRSYSRSRSPVRRERSVEDRSLSPKAMERSVSPRGKDQSMSPDRRVADASPKREKQEGSDYEGSSPKENGNGKNSVSPIVGGEESPAGLDGQDRSPIDDEAELNPSSPKGSESP; translated from the exons ATGCCTCGCTTTGATGATCGATATGGAAACACTCGCCTTTACGTTGGGCGCTTGTCATCTAGAACTCGTACCAGAGACCTTGAGCGTCTTTTCAGCAGATACGgaag AGTACGAGATGTTGATATGAAGCGCGATTACGCCTTTGTT GAATTTAGTGATCCTCGTGACGCTGATGACGCTAGACATTACCTAGATGGGCGAGACTTTGATGGAAGTCGCATCACTGTGGAGGCTTCTAGAGGG GCACCTCGTGGGTCTCGAGACTCTCGGGATAATGGTAGTAGAGGTCCACCTCCTGGTTCTGGTCGCTGTTTTAACTGTGGTGTTGATGGTCACTGGGCTCGGGACTGCACAGCAGGAGACTGGAAGAACAAATGTTACCGCTGTGGTGAAAGAGGACACATTGAGAGAAACTGCAAGAACAGTCCTAGTAGTCCTAAGAAGGCCAGGGGTGGTGGAAGCTACTCCAGGTCACCAGTTAAATCACGCTCTCCTCGCCGCAGAAGAAGCCCAAGCCGTAGCCGTAGTTACAGCCGTGGTCGTAGCTACAG CCGATCACGGTCGCCagtgagaagagagagaagcgTGGAAGATAGATCACTCAGTCCTAAGGCAATGGAGCGATCCGTATCTCCCAGAGGCAAAGACCAAAGCATGAGTCCAGACAGAAGGGTCGCAGATGCAAGTCCAAAACGTGAAAAGCAAGAAGGATCAGACTATGAAGGCAGCAGCCCAAAAGAGAATGGTAATGGGAAGAACTCTGTGAGTCCAATTGTAGGAGGTGAAGAAAGTCCTGCTGGACTTGATGGTCAAGACAGGAGTCCCATTGATGATGAGGCTGAACTTAACCCTTCTTCCCCTAAAGGCAGCGAGTCACCTTGA
- the LOC108816072 gene encoding uncharacterized protein LOC108816072, with the protein MASSSHYHYHREDNDQLDSMFDDLSEEDGDIFPEPKERKKRIFIERNREEGATKLWNDYFSETPTYGHRLFWRRFRMNKPLFMRIVNRLSTEVPYFRSTQDTTGRSGLTPLQKCTAAIRQLAYGGGADTVDEYVRLGETTAAKCLHRFAAGIIHLFGDQYLRRSIPEDLQRLFFEGEERGFPGMIGSIDCMHWEWKNCPSAWKGIYSRGTGKPTLVLEAVASYDLWIWHAFFGAPEFIDGEGEDAYSVGLDDTLRNTIDARRRIQDTPTNQRLKADLIENIWAKFGHFPNNI; encoded by the exons atggcttcttcttctcattaTCATTACCACAGAGAAGATAATGATCAATTAGATTCCATGTTTGATGATTTATCTGAAGAAGACGGTGATATTTTTCCAGAACCTAAAGAGCGCAAGAAACGAATTTTTATCGAGAGAAACCGGGAAGAAGGCGCCACCAAACTCTGGAATGATTATTTTAGTGAAACTCCAACATACGGGCATCGTTTATTTTGGCGACGGTTTCGAATGAACAAACCCTTGTTCATGCGTATTGTCAATCGTCTCTCTACCGAAGTACCATATTTTCGCTCAACACAAGATACAACCGGGCGATCTGGTCTAACTCCGCTCCAAAAATGTACTGCAGCAATTCGTCAATTGGCATACGGTGGTGGGGCTGATACAGTTGACGAGTATGTGCGACTAGGTGAAACAACTGCTGCAAAATGTTTGCACCGCTTTGCTGCCGGAATAATCCACTTGTTTGGAGATCAATATCTAAGACGCTCTATACCGGAGGATCTTCAAAGACTATTCTTTGAAGGAGAAGAACGTGGCTTTCCGGGGATGATTGGAAGCATCgattgtatgcattgggagtggaagaatTGTCCTTCCGCTTGGAAAGGAATATATTCACGAGGAACCGGAAAACCAACACTTGTATTGGAGGCGGTAGCTTCATATGACCTCTGGATATGGCACGCGTTTTTTGGAGCTCCAG AATTTATTGACGGAGAAGGAGAAGATGCATATTCCGTCGGTCTAGATGATACACTCCGCAATACAATTGATGCTCGAAGAAGGATTCAGGATACACCAACCAATCAACGATTAAAAGCTgatttgattgaaaatatatgggcTAAATTTGGacattttccaaataacatataa
- the LOC108818072 gene encoding serine/arginine-rich splicing factor RS2Z32 isoform X1: protein MIDMETLAFTLGACHLELVPETLSVFSADTEDLLHVLLGHTILKMVFGVCNDGAFDFLATLFRRVRDVDMKRDYAFVEFSDPRDADDARHYLDGRDFDGSRITVEASRGAPRGSRDSRDNGSRGPPPGSGRCFNCGVDGHWARDCTAGDWKNKCYRCGERGHIERNCKNSPSSPKKARGGGSYSRSPVKSRSPRRRRSPSRSRSYSRGRSYSRSRSPVRRERSVEDRSLSPKAMERSVSPRGKDQSMSPDRRVADASPKREKQEGSDYEGSSPKENGNGKNSVSPIVGGEESPAGLDGQDRSPIDDEAELNPSSPKGSESP from the exons ATGATCGATATGGAAACACTCGCCTTTACGTTGGGCGCTTGTCATCTAGAACTCGTACCAGAGACCTTGAGCGTCTTTTCAGCAGATACGgaag ATTTGTTGCATGTATTACTTGGCCACACAATTCTCAAAATGGTGTTTGGTGTATGTAATGATGGGGCCTTTGATTTTCTGGCTACACTTTTCCGCAGAGTACGAGATGTTGATATGAAGCGCGATTACGCCTTTGTT GAATTTAGTGATCCTCGTGACGCTGATGACGCTAGACATTACCTAGATGGGCGAGACTTTGATGGAAGTCGCATCACTGTGGAGGCTTCTAGAGGG GCACCTCGTGGGTCTCGAGACTCTCGGGATAATGGTAGTAGAGGTCCACCTCCTGGTTCTGGTCGCTGTTTTAACTGTGGTGTTGATGGTCACTGGGCTCGGGACTGCACAGCAGGAGACTGGAAGAACAAATGTTACCGCTGTGGTGAAAGAGGACACATTGAGAGAAACTGCAAGAACAGTCCTAGTAGTCCTAAGAAGGCCAGGGGTGGTGGAAGCTACTCCAGGTCACCAGTTAAATCACGCTCTCCTCGCCGCAGAAGAAGCCCAAGCCGTAGCCGTAGTTACAGCCGTGGTCGTAGCTACAG CCGATCACGGTCGCCagtgagaagagagagaagcgTGGAAGATAGATCACTCAGTCCTAAGGCAATGGAGCGATCCGTATCTCCCAGAGGCAAAGACCAAAGCATGAGTCCAGACAGAAGGGTCGCAGATGCAAGTCCAAAACGTGAAAAGCAAGAAGGATCAGACTATGAAGGCAGCAGCCCAAAAGAGAATGGTAATGGGAAGAACTCTGTGAGTCCAATTGTAGGAGGTGAAGAAAGTCCTGCTGGACTTGATGGTCAAGACAGGAGTCCCATTGATGATGAGGCTGAACTTAACCCTTCTTCCCCTAAAGGCAGCGAGTCACCTTGA
- the LOC108818072 gene encoding serine/arginine-rich splicing factor RS2Z32 isoform X2, with product MWWIFWPGVMYRGCLLWRFLFVDLLHVLLGHTILKMVFGVCNDGAFDFLATLFRRVRDVDMKRDYAFVEFSDPRDADDARHYLDGRDFDGSRITVEASRGAPRGSRDSRDNGSRGPPPGSGRCFNCGVDGHWARDCTAGDWKNKCYRCGERGHIERNCKNSPSSPKKARGGGSYSRSPVKSRSPRRRRSPSRSRSYSRGRSYSRSRSPVRRERSVEDRSLSPKAMERSVSPRGKDQSMSPDRRVADASPKREKQEGSDYEGSSPKENGNGKNSVSPIVGGEESPAGLDGQDRSPIDDEAELNPSSPKGSESP from the exons ATGTGGTGGATATTCTGGCCTGGTGTGATGTATAGAGGGTGCTTGCTTTGGCGTTTCCTGTTTGTAGATTTGTTGCATGTATTACTTGGCCACACAATTCTCAAAATGGTGTTTGGTGTATGTAATGATGGGGCCTTTGATTTTCTGGCTACACTTTTCCGCAGAGTACGAGATGTTGATATGAAGCGCGATTACGCCTTTGTT GAATTTAGTGATCCTCGTGACGCTGATGACGCTAGACATTACCTAGATGGGCGAGACTTTGATGGAAGTCGCATCACTGTGGAGGCTTCTAGAGGG GCACCTCGTGGGTCTCGAGACTCTCGGGATAATGGTAGTAGAGGTCCACCTCCTGGTTCTGGTCGCTGTTTTAACTGTGGTGTTGATGGTCACTGGGCTCGGGACTGCACAGCAGGAGACTGGAAGAACAAATGTTACCGCTGTGGTGAAAGAGGACACATTGAGAGAAACTGCAAGAACAGTCCTAGTAGTCCTAAGAAGGCCAGGGGTGGTGGAAGCTACTCCAGGTCACCAGTTAAATCACGCTCTCCTCGCCGCAGAAGAAGCCCAAGCCGTAGCCGTAGTTACAGCCGTGGTCGTAGCTACAG CCGATCACGGTCGCCagtgagaagagagagaagcgTGGAAGATAGATCACTCAGTCCTAAGGCAATGGAGCGATCCGTATCTCCCAGAGGCAAAGACCAAAGCATGAGTCCAGACAGAAGGGTCGCAGATGCAAGTCCAAAACGTGAAAAGCAAGAAGGATCAGACTATGAAGGCAGCAGCCCAAAAGAGAATGGTAATGGGAAGAACTCTGTGAGTCCAATTGTAGGAGGTGAAGAAAGTCCTGCTGGACTTGATGGTCAAGACAGGAGTCCCATTGATGATGAGGCTGAACTTAACCCTTCTTCCCCTAAAGGCAGCGAGTCACCTTGA
- the LOC108818073 gene encoding uncharacterized protein LOC108818073, with the protein MMSIGIPWGSWDFRGFVLCIIIFLGSFPGTIRTQEVTLDSIEIFTTHEWFSAKPIVYFQCKGENKTLLPDVKITNVSYSFKGQESWQPLTELNGTKCKRCGIFEDDTFKYDTFDEWELCPSDFTAEGRYTHIKDKEFNATFLCRGCSQVGAGSKKEDGSAKEEGRRGMHPAIVVLIVLLVLGVVTVGLVVGYKYWRKKKRQQEQARFLKLFEDGDENEDELGLENTL; encoded by the exons ATGATGTCAATCGGAATCCCGTGGGGCTCTTGGGATTTTAGAGGTTTCGTATTAtgtatcatcatcttcctcggaTCGTTCCCAG GAACAATACGAACACAAGAGGTTACACTAGACTCGATTGAGATTTTCACGACGCACGAGTGGTTCTCCGCTAAGCCTATAGTCTATTTCCAATGCAAAGGAGAGAACAAGACGTTGCTTCCTGATGTGAAGATAACCAATGTCTCTTACTCTTTCAAAGGCCAAGAATCTTGGCAG CCACTAACCGAACTTAACGGAACAAAATGCAAGAGATGTGGGATCTTTGAGGATGACACTTTTAAGTATGATACGTTTGACGAATGGGAGCTTTGTCCTTCTGATTTCACTGCTGAGGGTAGATATACACACATCAAGGACAAAGAATTCAATGCTACTTTTCTCTGCCGTGGATGTTCACAGGTTGGAGCCG GTTCGAAGAAAGAAGATGGCTCTGCCAAGGAAGAAGGAAGGCGCGGAATGCATCCTGCAATCGTTGTTCTGATTGTACTACTTGTTTTAGGTGTAGTCACGGTGGGTCTTGTTGTAGGTTACAAGTATTGGCGGAAGAAGAAGCGGCAACAAGAACAAGCCCGGTTTCTCAAGCTCTTCGAAGATGGTGACGAAAACGAGGACGAGCTTGGCCTTGAAAATACCTTGTGA